The region GTGGCACTTTCGACTAAGTGGCGAGTTTTGGTTTTCTTCGCCTCCATCAAGTCAGTTTGATAATGGCTAAGCATCAACATGAATGGGATCAGCAGTAGCACTGTGGTTATCCCAATCATCAAATATTGTCTTATTCCAATAGGAAAATTGCGTAACACACCGGACGACATATCGTGGCCTCCCTCTATCGATAGTTTCAACTTTAGTCGAAGGTGTTGAGTTCGCTACTAATTCCTTAGAGGTATTTGTTTTTTGCATACTTTAGCAACAGAGCACTATACTTTTTTGACCACATATTCTTCTTACGATAGGCGCTAAAGTTTGCGCCACCTATGTACATTTGGCCGCAAAGGAGACGTTCATGTTTCAGCTGTGTCGCTATTGGGTAGCGTTAGGAACGCTGCTGAGTCTGGTTTTTTCGGGGCAAGTTAACGCTGTCTCTTCGGTGTTTTATTGGCAGCAGGCTTCGCAGCAGCAGATCAACGTCATGTTGAACAAACATCCTTATTCAGATGCGATGATTCAAAGGCTAGGGGAGTTTGAGAAGTTAACCGGGATTAAGGTTAACTATAAAGTGACATCAGAAGAGACTTACTTTGAAGATCTGACCGCAGCGCTACGCTCAAAAAATCCACCAGATGTCTTTATGACCGGCTCTTATCAACTGTGGGATTACGCTCCTGCAGGCTACATTCAAAGTTTGGATGACATTCTAAGGGATCGGCATTTAACCGATCCTCAGTTTGTGTTGGATGATTTTTTTGAAGGGGTACTTAACGGTAACCGATGGGATTTAATTCCGGGTCATCCGGTTGGTACGGGTAGGTTATGGGCTTTGCCTTTGGGGTTTGAAGCCAATGTTTTAATTTACAATAAACGAGCGATTGCGATGGCTGGCGGCAAAGTACCGTACACCTTTGATGAATTGATGAGTACGGCGAAGCAATTAAAAGATTGGAATGGTTCTGGTTCTTACGGGGTAGCGGTGCGAGGTACGTTGTCTTGGGCTACGATTCATCCCGGTTACATGACCGCATTTAGCAATTACGGAGCGCATGATTTTACCATTAAGCAGCAGCGTTTAGTGTCACAGCTAGGCTCGCCTGCAGCCATTGAAGTGACCCAGAAATATACCGATCTGATTAAACAGAGCGGTCCTGCCAACTGGCAAGATTACACATGGTACCAAGTGGCAAAAGATATTGGTTCGGGTAAGGCTGCTATGGCATTGGATGCAGATATTATTGGTTATTTCCAGAGCCGTGATCAACAAGCTGCCGAGAAAGACAATCTCGGTTTTGCTCCTATCCCAGTCTTTAGTAATGGCG is a window of Vibrio porteresiae DSM 19223 DNA encoding:
- a CDS encoding ABC transporter substrate-binding protein encodes the protein MFQLCRYWVALGTLLSLVFSGQVNAVSSVFYWQQASQQQINVMLNKHPYSDAMIQRLGEFEKLTGIKVNYKVTSEETYFEDLTAALRSKNPPDVFMTGSYQLWDYAPAGYIQSLDDILRDRHLTDPQFVLDDFFEGVLNGNRWDLIPGHPVGTGRLWALPLGFEANVLIYNKRAIAMAGGKVPYTFDELMSTAKQLKDWNGSGSYGVAVRGTLSWATIHPGYMTAFSNYGAHDFTIKQQRLVSQLGSPAAIEVTQKYTDLIKQSGPANWQDYTWYQVAKDIGSGKAAMALDADIIGYFQSRDQQAAEKDNLGFAPIPVFSNGVTGANEWIWSLAMSNASNHKQAAWIFMQYFTGQEHMLWGATHANVVNPVRKSIWDSQQWQSAIKGLTGYEDTFRTIIDNTSIKFTPQPRFFETTTDWAAALQDIVVKDMPVKIRMQKAADTINKKMMNVEVK